A window of Bradyrhizobium sp. AZCC 1610 contains these coding sequences:
- a CDS encoding bifunctional diguanylate cyclase/phosphodiesterase — protein sequence MRGLFHHLHGMKARSAATGRHLAATIRGPVLWLTLCGGLLVAAIFVGTIMMTGEFRERALRNSERELENTVVLLTRHFDQQFEDSDTLAGDVISRLQISSIASEKEFRKRVASSESHEILRSKAGVLSYLGDISIFDSNGDMINWSRPLPAPRLNISERAYFKSFKFDSRSPSILAESVRSYLTGNLNSVIAHRLRGEDGIFLGVMTRRINPATYEKFFASVALGTGAAISMFHADGTLLARYPRVDELIGQNFAKAPLLQRVRERGTRQTLRVQSPIDQTDRLGSAAPLGHYSGVVVATNTVTAALADWREQTRFLVIAATLAAAVIALILFLIIRQITRQNREAQQRLEAERGRLDTALNNMIQGLVTFDASARLVTFNRRYIDMYHLSTDVVKPRCHFRDLMQHRKDCGSFAGDVDGFCSTVMQNIARGQVDHSIMQCPDGRSFMEVSKPLADGGWVATMEDITERSNLEQERDRNYAFLSQIIDHIPSQITVKDVHDRRYLLVNRVAEAQFGISRDLIIGKTTSDIFPKAAADLIAADEEKTLQSPDGLFKDEHVWETQGMGPRYVTSKRLGIRNAAGQARYIINVVDDVTERRLANEKIAHLAHYDALTDLPNRVLFREQIERELRKAVGDQQFALLYIDIDEFKGINDSLGHHVGDELLKAVATSLKDCIKPGDLIARLGGDEFAVIQTSVCGRADVEEFVIRIYEAIRQPYQCLGHHLSTDASIGIALAPEDGTELDQLIKHADLAMYAAKAEGRRIHRFFEPAMDARAKARLTMEQDLRQALVDGAFEIHYQPLLDLASGEVTGCEALLRWRHPERGMVSPAEFIPVAEDTGLINELGDWVMETACTEAAGWPSRVRLAVNVSPIQLKSPTLALRITGALAASGLPPDRLEIEITEAVLIHDDESALAILHQLRAIGVRIALDDFGTGFSSLSYLKRFPFDKIKIDRCFVSDIEVDSSAAIVQAVVNIAAARHMTTTAEGVETEQQREILRQLGCTQMQGYLFSAPKPAAEARRLLGARLETATAVA from the coding sequence ATGCGCGGTCTGTTTCACCACCTGCATGGCATGAAGGCCCGATCCGCAGCCACCGGGCGGCACCTTGCCGCGACCATCCGGGGCCCGGTGTTGTGGCTGACCCTTTGCGGCGGCTTGCTGGTCGCGGCGATTTTCGTCGGCACCATCATGATGACCGGTGAATTCCGCGAGCGCGCACTTCGCAACAGCGAACGCGAGCTGGAGAATACCGTCGTCCTGCTTACCCGTCACTTCGACCAGCAGTTCGAAGACTCCGACACGCTCGCCGGCGACGTGATTTCCCGGCTGCAAATTTCCAGCATCGCCTCGGAGAAGGAATTCCGCAAACGTGTTGCGAGCTCCGAATCGCACGAGATCCTGAGATCCAAGGCCGGCGTCCTGTCCTACCTCGGCGACATCTCCATCTTCGATTCCAATGGAGACATGATCAACTGGTCGCGGCCGCTGCCGGCGCCGAGGCTCAACATTTCCGAGCGGGCCTACTTCAAGAGCTTCAAATTCGATTCACGATCGCCATCCATTCTGGCCGAGTCGGTTCGCAGCTATCTCACCGGCAATCTGAATTCCGTCATCGCCCATCGACTGCGCGGCGAGGACGGCATCTTCCTCGGCGTGATGACGCGGCGCATCAACCCCGCCACTTACGAAAAATTCTTCGCTTCCGTCGCACTCGGAACAGGCGCCGCCATCTCGATGTTTCATGCCGACGGCACCCTGCTGGCGCGCTATCCGCGGGTCGACGAACTGATCGGCCAGAATTTCGCGAAGGCGCCGCTGCTGCAGCGCGTCCGGGAGCGAGGCACCCGGCAGACGCTGCGCGTACAAAGCCCGATCGACCAGACGGACAGGCTGGGATCTGCAGCCCCGCTCGGCCACTACTCGGGCGTGGTGGTCGCAACCAACACGGTTACCGCCGCGCTTGCCGACTGGCGCGAGCAAACCCGGTTTCTCGTCATCGCGGCAACGCTGGCGGCTGCGGTGATCGCCCTGATCCTGTTCCTGATCATAAGGCAGATCACCCGGCAGAACCGCGAGGCGCAGCAACGGCTGGAGGCGGAAAGGGGCCGGCTCGATACGGCCCTAAACAACATGATCCAGGGCCTGGTGACGTTCGATGCCTCGGCGCGACTCGTTACCTTCAACCGGCGCTACATCGACATGTATCATTTGTCGACCGACGTGGTGAAGCCGCGCTGTCATTTCCGCGACCTGATGCAGCACCGCAAGGACTGCGGATCGTTCGCCGGCGACGTCGACGGCTTCTGCTCTACCGTCATGCAAAACATCGCGCGCGGCCAGGTCGACCACAGCATCATGCAATGCCCTGACGGACGCTCTTTCATGGAGGTGAGCAAGCCCTTGGCGGACGGCGGCTGGGTCGCCACCATGGAAGACATCACCGAGCGGAGCAATCTCGAGCAGGAGCGCGACCGCAACTACGCCTTCCTGAGCCAGATCATCGATCACATCCCGTCGCAGATCACCGTGAAGGACGTGCACGACCGGCGCTACCTGCTGGTCAACCGCGTGGCGGAAGCCCAGTTCGGCATCTCTCGCGACCTCATCATCGGCAAGACGACCTCCGACATCTTTCCAAAAGCCGCCGCCGACCTCATCGCGGCCGATGAGGAGAAAACGCTGCAATCCCCCGACGGCCTGTTCAAGGACGAGCATGTCTGGGAAACCCAGGGGATGGGCCCGCGCTACGTCACCTCCAAGCGACTTGGCATCCGCAATGCGGCGGGTCAGGCGCGTTACATCATCAACGTCGTCGACGACGTTACCGAGCGCCGGCTTGCCAACGAGAAGATCGCGCATCTGGCGCATTACGACGCGCTGACCGATCTTCCGAACCGGGTGCTGTTCCGCGAGCAGATCGAGCGCGAGCTTCGCAAGGCCGTTGGCGACCAACAATTCGCACTGCTCTATATCGACATCGACGAATTCAAGGGCATCAACGACTCGCTTGGACACCATGTCGGCGACGAACTTTTGAAGGCGGTCGCGACCAGCCTCAAGGACTGCATCAAGCCGGGCGATCTCATTGCCCGCCTCGGCGGCGACGAATTTGCGGTGATTCAGACCTCGGTCTGCGGCCGCGCCGACGTCGAGGAATTCGTGATCCGCATTTACGAGGCGATACGCCAGCCCTATCAATGCCTCGGCCATCATCTTTCCACCGACGCCAGCATCGGCATCGCGCTCGCACCGGAGGACGGCACCGAACTCGACCAGTTGATCAAGCACGCCGACCTTGCGATGTACGCCGCCAAGGCCGAGGGACGCCGCATCCATCGCTTCTTCGAGCCTGCCATGGATGCCCGCGCCAAGGCGCGGCTCACCATGGAGCAGGATCTGCGGCAGGCGCTGGTCGATGGCGCCTTCGAAATCCACTATCAGCCGTTGCTCGATCTCGCGAGCGGCGAGGTGACGGGCTGCGAGGCGCTCTTGCGCTGGCGTCATCCCGAACGCGGCATGGTCTCACCGGCGGAATTCATTCCGGTCGCCGAGGACACCGGCCTGATCAATGAACTCGGCGACTGGGTCATGGAGACCGCCTGCACCGAGGCGGCCGGCTGGCCGTCGCGGGTCAGGCTCGCCGTCAACGTTTCTCCGATCCAGTTGAAGTCGCCTACGCTGGCGCTGCGGATCACGGGCGCGCTTGCCGCCTCCGGCCTGCCGCCCGATCGGCTCGAGATCGAAATCACCGAGGCGGTGCTGATCCATGACGACGAAAGCGCGCTGGCGATCCTGCATCAACTCCGCGCCATCGGCGTGCGCATCGCGCTCGACGATTTCGGCACCGGCTTCTCCTCGTTGAGCTATCTGAAGCGGTTCCCGTTCGACAAGATCAAAATCGACCGCTGCTTCGTCAGCGACATCGAGGTCGACAGCTCGGCTGCGATCGTGCAGGCGGTGGTGAATATCGCAGCAGCCCGCCACATGACAACGACCGCAGAGGGCGTCGAGACCGAGCAGCAGCGCGAGATACTGCGCCAGCTCGGCTGCACCCAGATGCAGGGCTATCTGTTCAGCGCGCCGAAGCCGGCGGCCGAGGCGAGGCGATTGCTGGGCGCGCGATTGGAGACTGCGACCGCCGTCGCCTGA
- a CDS encoding LLM class flavin-dependent oxidoreductase, which translates to MCWEAWITGAFMAARSSSIKPLIAARPGYINPVLLAKMISTFDQMSGGRICINLIAGQNESEVEGEGVRYPKEQRYALMEEEVSILKALWTTRGPLNFEGKFYKLSAAHIRPRPHQQPFPKFYLGGGSRQAWELSAKHSDVHLFWGDLPEKIASNIAEIREMARAHGRENDIGFGMRLQVVCRENEADAGEAADQLARHATERQKQEIQTLYNKSEANLRVQQLAREHGDLLLPHLWTGITKVRPGAGIAVVGNPVQCADTLQQFIDAGCHSFCLSGYLHDDEAERFGRLIRPVLAENNRGRWAA; encoded by the coding sequence GTGTGCTGGGAAGCCTGGATCACCGGCGCGTTCATGGCGGCGCGTTCGTCGTCCATCAAGCCGCTGATTGCGGCAAGGCCGGGCTACATCAACCCGGTGCTGCTGGCGAAAATGATCTCGACCTTCGACCAGATGTCGGGCGGGCGCATCTGCATCAATTTGATCGCCGGCCAGAACGAGAGCGAGGTCGAAGGCGAGGGCGTGCGCTACCCCAAGGAACAGCGCTACGCGCTGATGGAGGAAGAGGTCTCGATCCTGAAGGCGCTGTGGACCACGCGCGGACCGCTAAACTTCGAAGGAAAATTTTACAAACTTTCGGCTGCGCATATCCGGCCGCGTCCGCACCAGCAGCCGTTTCCAAAATTCTATCTCGGCGGCGGCTCGCGCCAGGCCTGGGAATTATCCGCCAAGCATTCCGACGTGCATCTGTTCTGGGGCGACCTGCCGGAAAAGATCGCCTCGAACATTGCCGAGATCAGGGAGATGGCGCGCGCGCATGGCCGCGAAAACGACATCGGCTTCGGCATGAGGCTGCAGGTGGTCTGCCGCGAGAACGAGGCGGACGCCGGGGAGGCTGCCGATCAACTGGCGCGCCACGCCACCGAGCGGCAGAAGCAGGAAATCCAAACGCTCTACAACAAGTCGGAAGCGAACCTGCGCGTGCAGCAGCTCGCCCGCGAGCATGGCGACCTGTTGCTGCCGCATCTGTGGACCGGCATCACCAAGGTTCGCCCCGGTGCCGGCATCGCCGTCGTCGGCAATCCCGTCCAGTGCGCCGACACGCTGCAGCAATTCATCGATGCCGGTTGTCATTCGTTCTGCCTGTCCGGCTATCTGCATGACGATGAGGCCGAGCGCTTCGGCCGGCTGATCCGGCCCGTTCTCGCCGAGAACAATCGCGGCCGGTGGGCGGCGTAA
- a CDS encoding TRAP transporter large permease — MGFLFLFFGYMGVPVAFALIASVLMVTAFTPVSLASMMAQLFNGMDTEALLAVPFFLLVGDLMTSANVTVRMIKLSQTMVGHLRGGLAQVVTIFSMFFAGISGSSAADVAILSRTLAPEMKREGYDLAFTAALIASASTMANLIPPSIMAVVYGATGNVSIGGLFLGGVVPGVFVGIGLMIYSFFFGPVGIKRERATFGAFATATKEAAVPLMIPFIIMGGILTGQFTPTEAGIIAVAYIVFVAIPLLNRRHYRHLPHDMAMTGLLYSIPLITIGAASVFGWMLAYLRGPAVVSGWISSAAGGDPFLIMLLLVALFVVVGDFIDAIPAIIIFMPIIDDLTKNADINPVHMGVVIIVTLAFGLITPPYGLALLMASKFVGVRFGRAMLASLPIYIVFFAAIAFCIFFPEVVLWLPKHLLPESVGCFKNPSGAGYICP, encoded by the coding sequence ATGGGATTTCTGTTTCTGTTCTTCGGCTATATGGGCGTGCCGGTGGCCTTTGCCCTGATCGCGTCCGTGCTGATGGTGACGGCGTTCACGCCGGTCAGCCTCGCCTCGATGATGGCGCAGCTGTTCAACGGGATGGATACCGAAGCCCTGCTCGCGGTGCCGTTCTTCCTGCTGGTCGGCGATCTCATGACCTCGGCGAACGTCACCGTCCGCATGATCAAGTTGTCGCAAACGATGGTCGGGCATTTGCGCGGCGGTCTGGCGCAGGTGGTGACGATCTTCAGCATGTTCTTCGCGGGCATTTCCGGCTCGTCCGCCGCCGACGTCGCCATCCTGTCGCGAACGCTGGCGCCGGAAATGAAGCGGGAAGGTTACGACCTCGCCTTCACGGCGGCGCTGATCGCTTCGGCCTCGACAATGGCTAATCTCATCCCGCCCAGCATCATGGCCGTGGTGTATGGCGCGACCGGTAACGTGTCGATCGGCGGGTTGTTTCTCGGCGGCGTGGTGCCTGGCGTGTTCGTGGGCATCGGGTTGATGATCTACAGTTTCTTCTTCGGGCCGGTCGGCATCAAGCGCGAGCGCGCCACGTTTGGCGCGTTCGCAACCGCGACGAAGGAGGCGGCCGTGCCGCTGATGATCCCGTTCATCATCATGGGCGGCATCCTGACCGGCCAGTTCACGCCGACCGAAGCCGGCATCATCGCCGTGGCCTACATCGTGTTCGTGGCAATCCCGTTGCTCAATCGCCGGCATTACCGGCACTTGCCGCACGATATGGCGATGACCGGATTGCTCTATTCCATTCCGCTCATCACCATCGGCGCCGCATCGGTGTTCGGCTGGATGCTGGCCTATCTGCGCGGGCCGGCAGTGGTATCAGGCTGGATTTCGTCGGCAGCCGGCGGCGATCCCTTTCTGATCATGCTGTTGCTGGTCGCCCTGTTCGTGGTGGTCGGCGACTTCATCGATGCGATTCCCGCGATCATCATTTTCATGCCGATCATCGACGATCTGACCAAGAACGCCGATATCAATCCGGTGCACATGGGCGTCGTCATCATCGTCACGCTGGCATTCGGGCTGATCACACCGCCTTACGGGCTGGCGCTGCTGATGGCATCGAAATTCGTCGGGGTGCGCTTTGGCAGAGCGATGCTGGCATCGTTGCCCATCTACATCGTGTTCTTCGCCGCGATCGCGTTCTGCATCTTCTTTCCCGAAGTCGTGCTGTGGCTGCCCAAGCACCTGCTTCCGGAATCGGTCGGCTGCTTCAAAAACCCCAGCGGCGCCGGCTATATCTGTCCCTGA
- a CDS encoding TRAP transporter small permease — MPGFNSLVLEEQRHLKWRALDWLEQVLMILCGVAITGFSILVMCDVVTRTIGHPWLWLQEATMTFFIYGIFFGVGAATRRNDHLYLAVLAESLAGNARLFFEMFNRLVVLGVAFCMIYFGYLNFLDGFKSLRMPSMTPLASLYAAIPLCGVLISIFIIEQMVNGWKNGFGGPSDVDEKRKAL; from the coding sequence ATGCCTGGATTCAATAGCCTCGTCCTGGAGGAGCAGCGCCACCTGAAATGGCGCGCGCTCGACTGGCTCGAACAGGTTCTGATGATTCTCTGCGGCGTCGCCATCACCGGCTTCTCCATCCTGGTGATGTGCGACGTTGTCACCCGCACCATCGGCCACCCCTGGCTCTGGCTCCAGGAGGCGACGATGACATTCTTCATCTATGGCATCTTCTTCGGCGTCGGCGCGGCGACGCGGCGCAACGATCATCTCTACCTCGCCGTGCTGGCGGAATCGCTGGCCGGCAATGCGCGGCTATTCTTCGAGATGTTCAACCGGCTGGTGGTGCTCGGCGTCGCCTTCTGCATGATCTATTTCGGATACTTGAACTTTCTGGACGGCTTCAAAAGCCTGCGCATGCCGTCGATGACGCCGCTGGCGAGCCTCTACGCAGCCATTCCGCTGTGTGGTGTGCTGATCTCAATTTTCATCATTGAGCAGATGGTCAACGGCTGGAAGAACGGCTTCGGCGGCCCGTCTGACGTGGATGAGAAGAGGAAGGCGCTGTGA
- a CDS encoding YccF domain-containing protein, translated as MSPVSLLLNIIWIVLGGAWMAFGWLVAAVVMAITIIGIPWARAAFNIAAYTLFPFGFTAISRDAYTGQEDIGTGPFGVIGNIIWLVLAGWWLALGHVITAVVLAVTIIGIPFAWAHLKLAGIALWPIGKIIVPTT; from the coding sequence ATGTCACCGGTCTCGCTGCTTCTCAACATCATCTGGATCGTTCTCGGCGGCGCCTGGATGGCGTTCGGCTGGCTGGTCGCCGCCGTCGTCATGGCGATCACGATCATCGGCATTCCCTGGGCGCGAGCTGCGTTCAATATAGCGGCCTACACCTTGTTCCCGTTCGGCTTCACGGCGATCTCCCGCGATGCCTATACCGGGCAGGAGGATATCGGCACCGGACCGTTCGGCGTGATCGGCAACATCATCTGGCTGGTGCTGGCGGGATGGTGGCTGGCGCTCGGGCATGTCATAACGGCGGTGGTGCTGGCCGTGACCATCATCGGCATTCCCTTTGCCTGGGCACACCTGAAGCTTGCCGGAATCGCGCTATGGCCGATCGGCAAGATCATCGTTCCCACGACTTAA
- a CDS encoding putative bifunctional diguanylate cyclase/phosphodiesterase gives MHSPNKHDFRTAATQAGDESIFESELNILRDIFRLLPAGVTVQDEHGEFVLMNDAATAILEAAAAAPSASQLSDRRETCLELLRTGRPAVLEEAIAGGPAKKVFLTSHRPVQVAGRNLLISSSTDISEQKAFEDHLFRSAYYDELTGLPTRRVIEHRVNSLLKYDNGQGRFALAFLDIDNFKHINDYYGHPVGDALLVEMAKRLGLDLRESDILSRISGDEFVLVLNPIQNDTEVEEYIHFILQRLKAPFFIDQSEIFASTSIGVSLYPEHGRSYEVLRQNADIAMYRVKNGSKGAAAFFDASMEREALARMKIEQSLRLAILEKRFCCAFQPKVDIRTQEVTGVEALVRLRDDEGVIQAPSTFINLATELGLIDELTHLVLAEIVKSVDLINETFGPDVTISMNVAAKQAGNPEFMRPFAEALEATGFPKRFMIEVTEDAFVTKAHFQDEILPIFRKLGVKISIDDFGIGYSSLSALADITADEIKIDRSFITDIHKRPRSQGILRAIESLSEALGMTVIAEGLESFEELAYLQAATKIRYAQGYYFSRPIFLEDLKLATPRASEARAGLVSRPAPETRAAYSRSGGYRR, from the coding sequence ATGCATAGTCCCAACAAGCACGACTTTCGGACGGCGGCGACGCAAGCCGGTGATGAAAGCATATTTGAATCCGAATTGAACATCCTGCGGGATATCTTCAGGTTGCTTCCGGCCGGCGTGACGGTTCAGGACGAGCACGGCGAGTTCGTGCTGATGAACGATGCCGCGACCGCCATCCTGGAGGCGGCCGCCGCGGCGCCGTCGGCCTCGCAATTGAGCGATCGCCGCGAAACCTGCCTCGAATTGCTGCGTACCGGCCGCCCGGCCGTGCTGGAAGAAGCCATTGCCGGCGGTCCGGCCAAAAAGGTTTTTCTCACCTCGCACCGGCCCGTCCAGGTCGCCGGGCGCAATCTGCTGATCTCGAGCTCGACCGACATCAGCGAACAGAAGGCGTTCGAGGATCACCTGTTCCGCTCCGCCTATTACGACGAGCTGACCGGCTTGCCGACGCGGCGCGTGATCGAACATCGCGTCAACAGTCTGCTGAAGTACGACAACGGACAGGGCCGTTTCGCGCTGGCGTTTCTCGACATCGACAATTTCAAGCACATCAACGACTATTACGGACACCCGGTCGGCGACGCGCTGCTGGTGGAGATGGCCAAGCGGCTGGGGCTGGACCTGCGCGAATCCGATATCCTGTCGCGGATCAGCGGCGACGAGTTCGTGCTGGTGCTCAACCCAATTCAGAATGACACCGAGGTCGAAGAGTACATCCACTTCATCCTGCAGCGGCTGAAGGCGCCATTCTTCATCGACCAATCCGAGATATTCGCCTCGACCTCGATCGGCGTCAGCCTCTATCCCGAACACGGGCGCAGCTACGAGGTGCTGCGCCAGAACGCCGACATCGCGATGTACCGCGTCAAGAACGGCAGCAAGGGCGCCGCGGCGTTCTTCGATGCCAGCATGGAGCGCGAGGCGCTGGCGCGCATGAAGATCGAGCAATCGCTGCGGCTGGCTATCCTGGAGAAGCGTTTTTGCTGCGCCTTCCAGCCCAAGGTCGATATCCGGACCCAGGAGGTCACGGGCGTCGAGGCGCTGGTGCGCCTGCGCGACGACGAGGGGGTGATTCAGGCCCCCAGCACCTTCATCAACCTTGCCACCGAACTGGGCCTGATCGACGAATTGACGCATCTGGTGCTGGCGGAGATCGTCAAGTCGGTCGACCTGATCAACGAGACCTTCGGCCCCGACGTCACGATCAGCATGAACGTCGCGGCCAAACAGGCCGGCAATCCCGAATTCATGCGACCGTTCGCTGAGGCGCTCGAGGCCACGGGATTTCCAAAGCGCTTCATGATAGAGGTGACGGAAGACGCCTTCGTCACCAAGGCGCATTTCCAGGACGAGATCCTGCCGATCTTCCGCAAGCTCGGCGTCAAGATCTCGATCGACGATTTCGGCATCGGTTATTCGTCGCTGTCGGCGCTGGCCGACATTACCGCCGACGAGATCAAGATCGACCGCTCCTTCATCACCGACATCCATAAGCGCCCCCGCAGCCAGGGCATCTTGCGGGCGATCGAGTCCTTGAGCGAAGCGCTCGGCATGACCGTGATCGCCGAAGGGCTCGAAAGCTTCGAGGAACTGGCCTATCTGCAGGCCGCGACCAAGATCCGCTACGCCCAGGGCTACTACTTCTCGAGGCCGATCTTCCTGGAAGACCTCAAGCTGGCGACCCCGCGCGCCAGCGAGGCGCGCGCTGGCCTCGTTAGCCGCCCCGCGCCGGAAACCCGCGCCGCCTACTCCCGCAGCGGCGGCTATCGCCGCTGA
- a CDS encoding universal stress protein: protein MYKKVLLAYDGSVEGRRALREGAKLAQLCRSEVFLLAVVEVSSIMTPEAGLTIPIELQTEDYKAILNEGTERLKALGFSPTARLEVGDAGQKIAEVAEEIGAHLVVVGHRPQGALARWFGSIGSYLVKRLRCSVLVAQTEVSDAEFERLKPEETAASG, encoded by the coding sequence ATGTATAAGAAGGTTCTTCTCGCCTATGACGGTTCGGTCGAGGGGCGGCGCGCGTTGCGGGAGGGCGCAAAGCTCGCACAACTCTGCCGTTCCGAGGTCTTTTTGCTCGCCGTCGTCGAGGTTTCCTCGATCATGACGCCGGAGGCCGGGCTTACGATCCCGATCGAGCTGCAGACCGAGGATTACAAGGCCATCCTGAACGAAGGCACCGAGCGGTTGAAGGCGCTGGGATTTTCGCCGACCGCACGGCTCGAGGTCGGCGATGCCGGGCAGAAAATTGCCGAGGTTGCCGAAGAAATCGGCGCGCATCTCGTCGTCGTAGGCCACCGCCCGCAGGGGGCGCTGGCGCGGTGGTTCGGCTCGATCGGCAGCTATCTGGTCAAGCGCCTGCGCTGTAGCGTGCTGGTGGCCCAGACCGAGGTCAGCGATGCCGAGTTCGAGCGGCTGAAGCCTGAAGAAACGGCAGCCTCGGGATAG
- a CDS encoding patatin-like phospholipase family protein, whose protein sequence is MSGSSSVLVWSSALEDFALFRTLSSEQRLKTLNAMVRQDLVRGQMLVAQGGPSDSLFLVLHGALAVRKTGYLEPIAELRTGELVGEIGFFADVPRTADVIAIRDTSVLALTRPAYQKLVEEAPAIVEALLAALARRFARETARIAPFPTSPKARTVALIDGGLEPLPGDFDRRMRDGLAATHAEIIDAGRLDTMFPGRALDAHEVTEWLNKLEHTAPLVVYLAGRDASPWARKAIRQADMVVFACRGEAPVAALTDIEAFACEVHSVSARRLVRIHDKRSGEVSGTAAWLARLPAFMHHHVALEDQVDIDSLIRFLCGRAIGFVAAGGGSFGTAHVGIYKAFRERGVMFDIFVGTSVGSAMVAGFAKNLEAEHLERGTHEIFVRSRSFRRPTWPRYALLDHKAFDRALAHQYGPDCRIEDCWRPFAAVATNLSTHNLELIRTGPLWQAVRASSAIPGLLPPFYTPEGAMLVDGCLIDNVPLASMHQLKSGPNLVVHFGEPAAEMFDVDYAALPGRLELIAAMLTPFRKKLLPAAPSAVNVLWRSLVAHQRYDTLPVGPFDTVMRPPPPVGIDVTDFDRHTEIFEASYLWAKEAIAALEAGGSSAIAAMLDTGALERRQATAVAVSNRAPSNRLASAAGFGALNR, encoded by the coding sequence ATGAGTGGATCGAGTTCGGTACTTGTGTGGAGCTCCGCTCTGGAGGACTTCGCGCTGTTTCGAACGCTCAGTTCCGAACAGCGGCTGAAAACGCTCAACGCCATGGTCCGCCAGGATCTGGTGCGCGGGCAGATGCTGGTCGCGCAAGGCGGGCCCTCGGATTCGCTTTTCCTGGTGCTGCATGGTGCGCTCGCGGTGCGCAAGACCGGCTATCTCGAACCGATCGCCGAGCTTCGGACCGGCGAACTGGTGGGCGAGATCGGCTTCTTCGCCGATGTCCCGCGCACGGCGGACGTGATCGCCATCCGCGACACCAGCGTGCTGGCATTGACGCGTCCTGCCTACCAGAAGCTCGTCGAGGAAGCCCCCGCCATCGTCGAGGCGCTGCTCGCGGCGCTGGCGCGGCGGTTCGCCAGGGAGACCGCGCGCATCGCACCGTTCCCAACCTCGCCGAAGGCGCGAACGGTGGCGCTGATCGACGGTGGATTGGAGCCGCTGCCGGGCGATTTCGATCGCCGGATGCGGGACGGGCTGGCCGCGACCCATGCCGAGATCATCGACGCCGGCCGTCTCGACACAATGTTTCCCGGCCGCGCGCTCGATGCGCACGAAGTCACCGAATGGCTCAACAAGCTCGAACACACGGCGCCGCTGGTGGTTTATCTCGCTGGCCGCGACGCCTCGCCTTGGGCGCGCAAGGCGATCCGCCAGGCCGACATGGTGGTGTTCGCGTGTCGCGGGGAGGCGCCTGTCGCCGCATTAACTGACATCGAGGCCTTCGCCTGCGAGGTTCATTCCGTCTCGGCCAGACGCCTCGTTCGCATTCACGACAAGCGAAGCGGCGAGGTCTCTGGCACCGCGGCCTGGTTGGCCCGGCTGCCCGCCTTCATGCATCACCATGTCGCCCTCGAAGACCAGGTCGATATCGACAGCCTGATCCGTTTTCTGTGCGGCCGGGCGATCGGCTTCGTTGCCGCCGGCGGCGGCAGTTTTGGAACCGCGCATGTCGGAATCTACAAGGCGTTTCGCGAACGCGGCGTGATGTTCGATATTTTTGTCGGCACCAGCGTCGGCTCCGCGATGGTGGCCGGCTTTGCCAAAAATCTCGAAGCCGAGCATCTCGAGCGCGGCACGCACGAGATTTTCGTCAGGAGCCGAAGCTTTCGGCGGCCGACCTGGCCGCGCTACGCGCTGCTGGATCACAAGGCGTTCGATCGCGCGCTCGCCCATCAGTACGGCCCCGACTGCCGGATCGAGGATTGCTGGCGGCCTTTCGCCGCCGTCGCAACCAATCTTTCGACCCACAATCTCGAACTGATCCGGACGGGGCCGCTCTGGCAGGCGGTGCGCGCATCGAGCGCGATCCCCGGGCTGTTGCCGCCGTTCTACACGCCGGAGGGGGCGATGCTGGTCGATGGATGTCTCATCGACAATGTCCCGCTGGCGTCGATGCACCAGCTCAAGAGCGGTCCCAATCTGGTGGTGCATTTCGGCGAGCCGGCGGCGGAGATGTTCGACGTCGACTACGCGGCGCTCCCCGGACGGCTTGAACTGATCGCCGCCATGCTGACGCCGTTCCGCAAGAAGCTGCTGCCCGCCGCACCGAGCGCGGTGAACGTGCTGTGGCGAAGCCTCGTGGCGCATCAGCGCTACGATACGTTGCCGGTCGGGCCGTTCGATACGGTGATGCGACCGCCGCCTCCGGTCGGGATCGACGTGACGGATTTCGATCGCCACACCGAGATATTTGAAGCTTCCTACCTCTGGGCCAAAGAGGCCATCGCGGCGCTGGAGGCGGGAGGCAGCTCAGCCATCGCCGCCATGCTCGACACCGGCGCGCTGGAACGGCGTCAGGCGACGGCGGTCGCAGTCTCCAATCGCGCGCCCAGCAATCGCCTCGCCTCGGCCGCCGGCTTCGGCGCGCTGAACAGATAG